The window tgcccttccccctctaACCTATGCGAGTCCTGTAGACCCCAACACTGGCTGCTtatcccagtcccattctcctcacctagtcagtcccagtctccactcttCAGACTTCTGATCCCAATCCCAGGCTCCTTGCCTAGTAGGTCCTAATCTCACCCATCCAGAATCCCACTCCGAGTCTCCACCACACCCAGTCCTCGTTTTCTGCCCTGCTCCCAGACTCAGTCTTCTCCTTGTCCAACCAGTCCCAGGTCCTTGTCCTGACTTCCTGatctgcctctctctccctgcaccctctagtcacccctccacacactcacATTCCCCATCCCTGATGGTTCCAGGTCCAGTCTTCATTCCTGTGCTTCTCATCCACTCTAAGTCCTTACTTCTCATGGTTCCTTGTTCCAATTTCTTTGCACAGCCAGATCCAGTTCACTCCCTGCACTCCAACTCATTGTCAtatctgtctctcctccccacataACCTCTTTCTCTCTGCCCCATTGGTTCCTAGTCCAAGTCTCCTTTCATCCAGTCTCAGTTCCCACCTCCTACTCTCTTTCTTCCGCCCACCTATTTTCCTCTCTGACTCTGAGAccaagtctccttgcccagcaagTCCCAGTCTCCTCCCTGCAGGgtccttgtcccaatctattcCCCCCAGGCCTCCCCTACAATGCCTTAGGTTGGGCTCTTGTggcctctgcatttgaatcagatggcctcttcctcctccacactggcagtgcaccagcaggggtgcactgagagcacaggaaagGCAGATGCTCAGCTCCCAGTACCAATGTCCAGTCCCAccctgcctggagcagctgggagcagccaTATCCTCATAGCCCtgtgctggagcatgctcagcagctctgtgGGAATGGCACGCATGCACAGTCTAGTCAAAATTAGGAGCTGTGAGAGGCTCAGGTATGCTCAGGGAGTCCAGAATttagcaagtctctactgagcaagTGGAAATTGTGATTTTTCAAAGTCTTCTCATCTggtcaaatttgggcagattttcacagggattgTAAAAGGCACATTCTTACACAAAGGATACTCTCTGCCAAATGTCACTGGTCCAAAGAATGGAGGCCTTGAGTTTCCAAAGACAAGATTATTAGAATTCTTTTAATATTGAAAAACTGTATTTTTCTCTAGTCTTGTTctgaaccattttggctaatacctgctatggaaaatttcagcccaaatagttaaagtttggcaaaattataagtaACCAAAACCAAGGTCTTAGATGGGGAAGTGtcgggcaaccttaataataagtGGTGCTATCAGCCTTGCCTATAATATTGTACGGGTTGTCATTGCACAAAGACATATTTGGAGGTGAGGATGAGTTAAATTAGTGAATCAATCGTCTAGTGACCTGCACTCTTAGGGATAAAAGCTTTAAAAAGCTGTTTTCACATCCCAGGATAATGAATGGCATTATAAGCTGGGGTTTCACCCGTTCCAGTGGACAGGAATTTGTAGTGTCTAGTTCTCTCCACTGTCTCTGTGGATCATGCTGTTGGATCTGAGTTCAGAAAAGTAATCGCTGAGTTAGGGTTAGCAATGATGTAAGAGCAAGTGTAATGCTGGTGAGAAACAAAAGGAGTTAAGAGAGTGGGCACAGAGAGTTGCAGGTGCTGAAAGACAGTTCTGGGGACAAGGTTAGCAAATGAGGCAATAAAGTATGTAGCATGCAGGAATGGCTGGATCTAAAAGGACTGCATGACAGATGGGGAAAGGGAGGTGACTCATAGTGTAGAAGAGGTTGATGTTTGTCTATATATTATAGATTGATAAATAGAAAATATATATTCTTAGTGAGAGCCATTCAAAAAGTTACACTTACATTAGTTTTCTTATTTCGAATGTCAATTTGATACTCAAAGCAGCGATCTCCATTTCTTTTCATATGGCTTAGCTGGGGCCGTTTCCATTGCACTATACACTCTGCTCGGTCTTCAGAACAGCTTACAGTGATATTTAATGGAGGAGTGAGTTTTTCTAGAATAAAATAATCACTATTACATCTGATAAAGAGTCAGCTTTTGATAAAGAATCAGTTCACATTTGGAATTATATCtttgcaaccacaagggctagaaacagtttaaaaaaaaagaaagataaaagctTATTTCTGGAGCACAGCTCTGAAACAAATGCAGGCCCTTCTCCCAGTGAAGAATGGTCCACTCTACTTgtagtaaaaatggaaattaaatgGAAAGAAACTTTTTCCTTACCAATTTCATATAGTGCGATGTACTCATCGTAAAACTGAATCTCCGATTCGCTGCTGGACCCATTCACCAGGAAGTAAActgtatttttaatgtctttcacATCTTGAAAACTGCATGCGATGTGTCTTCCAGGTGCATCTCTTATGTAATGTGGACACTCTTGTTCATTTTCTTCCCTGCATATaccaaaatgtttcagttaaaCACGAGAAATGTCATCTGTCAAATCTGAATTCAAAACTTCTTTGAGCCAATGAAAACTCTTTACTTTGAGTATTgccagaaaagaaaatattgggTATCTTCTGGAGCATTCCTGCCGGCCTCCCAAGTGCAATTCATGAAGGAAATGTTGTAAATCACACAGGAGAAATTTTCAACAGAAGTTCCATTCTTGCCTGGAAACCAAGAAACGTTACATGTGTATTTATAGATTGCCAACTGGCTTtgtcaagaagaagaagaagaagaagaagaagaagaagaaaaaaaggtgaACTACTGATACAAGCAGGTACAACTCTGCacacactgggtcagatccagAGAGAATTTAAGCATCTGCAACTTGTATTGATGATTTTAGGTCCCTAaggatttaagtgcctaattttaggcattGAAGCTTGAAAACTTTTGCATTCTATTAACCATGGTGATTAAATCTAGTTGTCATAATCATTAACAATATGACTCAGTTTGTATTAGTCAGCCAGAACGAGGTTCATGTTAGCCATAAATTGCTTCAGAAGACGCCTAATGTGGTCACTGTTTTATTTTGCCACACACCATTTTAGCCCTCAGTTTCTCTAAGAGATTGACATAAGAAAAGCAATTATATCACACACAGATATTTCTATCCTGCAAGTTACTGTGCAAAAGTGGACCCTTCCTTTACCACAATGTCACTAGCACAATTGAGGCCACAGTTTGTTACAAAATGGCATCATTGGAGCAGATTTGCAAaagcatttgtaataaaaaataaaatcaatgatAACTTCTAGAATGAAATGTATTCTGACgttttcttttctcaaaataTTGCAGATAGACAAAACTTTTCACAAACACTAATACATTACCTTGAGGAATGAATCTGCCTTCTCCTGAATATAAAGTGTGGTTGTACGTTGCTTGAACTTGAAATAATGCCCCTTTATGTATAGGCTTAGCTTGGCTCATGCTAAACATGCAGGTTTTATTGTACACCTGAAAAATAACATGCACTTGTATTAATCCTTTGCATTTCCTTCCCAGTTTTAATTGTTTCTAACTATGGGAAAAGTCCAAACATAAGTCAATTGAGACCAGTAGGATGTctcacagtgtgtaaagttaaacacAGGTGTAAGTCTTTTCAGCATTAAGGTCTTTGTTTGCACAGTTCCAGCTGCATGAATTGCCTCTCATATTTCTGCAGAGAAGTCTAAGGGATCTACAGAGAGAGGTGCCATAGGGTGCAATCAGTAACCTCTCCTCTAGTGCCCTCCCACCTGACTCTATGGAATTCCTTCAACAAAGAGTTTAGAAGCTTTTGCAGGGATCAAATGATGGTAGCAGCAAGCTCCCTCTGGAAAGGCAAGGGTAGATCTGCATCCAGAGGATTCCCTCTGTGAATGACTTCCTGGGGAAGGTTCTGAGCCTGAATGTTTAATAGTTTCCCCATGAATTTGCAAAACTATTGTATGCATTATCAAAAGTCTTCCAAAAGTTTGTTGTTGTCCCAAGAATTATAAAATGTTTGCTATCTGTAGATTTGCGCAACAATATATGTTAAAAATTATTGAAACAATTTATATTCTGGAGCTTATCTTCATACCCAGAAAGATTAGCAAAGTTGGCCTTAATTCACTACTATATTACTGCAGTTTTACATCCAACAGTTACATCAGAATAAACTAGAGTGACACAGACAGGACTCAGGAccatcatttttaaatgaaaaattctcaAACACCAAGAAATCGGGGTTACGATCCCCTTTGAGATCATAGTCTTGGAAAATGAAAATCAGTACATGAGGAAGCTGAAATGTTGAAAATGCAACCTGGTATATGGGGAAGGCAGCTCCTATTTGAATGTAGAATGGAAGCAGTCCTGACTCACAGAGTTGTAAAGGTAAGGTtttatttgttctttttaaaaaaatgtaaacaggAGTCTCTTGTGTTTATCATGCATTCACAGCAAGAGCTATATTCCCTGTGGCCTACTCCTCATCATAAGATTTGACCTCTCCCTGGGCAGAATCAGTCTCAGAGTAACTAGCTATCTTAGGTAGTGATATGGCCCCCATCACCGTAGCATCTGATTGCCTCATAAGCTAGTGAGTGTTTCCATTTTGTagctgggaactgaggcacagaaagactaagttacttgaccaaggtcacacagagagtctgtggcagagcagagacaaaGTTAGTGCCCTAGCTCCTGGACCATCCTTCAGCTCTGAAAGCTCTCACTTGGCCAAACACAAGCAAGCCAAACAGAATTTGGTAATTTGGTAATTTCCTGTGCAGGGGCTGTGCAGGGTTGTGTGACAGTTTGGAAGCAAGGGCCTTCTGTTTGATCACCCCTTCCCTCCAGTGGATTCTCAGGAATTTGTGtgtatctgaggatctggccaaatcACCAGCTACTTCTATGTGAGGGCAAACCCCACAGCCAAACAGAAAAGAGGAAATTTTGCAAATGAATCGTTCCAGACTTTCTACTCCCCTACATGGCTTATTCCTGCATAGGGAACCTTCACACACTAAGGTATCCAGGAAGTTCTAAACAAAACCTTTTCCTCCTTGTTCCAGGCAAACATTTCAGTAAATTCTCTAATTCTCAAAAAAAGGCTAACACCAACAGTGCTGCTGGCCCATCAGAGAAAGAGCAAGATGTAAAACAAATAAAGTTGCTCTCTGGCAGCCACTGTCTCCAAACAGTCCTTTATAAAAAGATATGCTGTCATCAGGAGGACGTTTGTGCTTTTTCTATATCTACCAGATGCAGTGGATCAAAAGAATGTGTGCTAGGAATTTCTGTATTGGATCAGACCAGTTATCCATCTGACCCCGTCTCCTGTTTCTGAGAGTGGCCAGCAGTCAACGCTTCAAAGAAAGGTGGCCGCTAAATGAATGAGCTCTATATTATTAGAAGACTTCTCCCCCTATAGGTAGGTATAGACTGATCAAGTaacctcttaatcttctctttgataagctaagtAGAGCGAGCTCACTAATGGCTCAGTTCCCCACACTGCCTCTCTTAGGGCAGTGGAAGTGCTCCTCATGAGGACGTGCACCACAGACAAAGGGAGGCTAGTGTGGAcatgtaattactgcagtggctataAGTCATCCTAATATAGGTCGACTTacgtttgtagtatagacatactctaagtcTTTTCCAGCAAAGCAGGTTTCCCAGACCTCAGATCATTCATGTAGCTCTATCCTGAACTCCTCAATTTTCAGCATCCTTTTGAAATggtgacaccagaactggacagaatatTCCAGTAACAATCTCACCAATGCTGTACACAGAGCACCCTCTGCCTATTCAATATTCTCTTGCTTATATTTCCAATAATCGCATTAGTgctctcagagtatgtctacacagaagcTGGGAAGTTTGTCTGCTCATGCTGGAAATTATACTCATGCTatctctgctcaagctagcatctAAGAATAGCAGTGGGGCTGTGGTTGTGTGGACAATGGGTCAGTCTAGCTGCTTGGAGACTGGGATTGTATTTGCGTGCCTAGCCCAATATGTCACCTATCCTGCCAAAGCCAGACTGCTATTCTTAAGCATTAGCACAAGCAGAGTTAGGGTGTGAATATGTACCTGTACTAGGAACTGCACCTCtctgttgctgtgtagacatacttgtGGCACAGTGTTGCACTGGCAACTGGTTTTTAACATTAACCCaatatccttttcagagtcactgttttctAGGATAGAGTCTCTCATTCTGTAAATGTGACTACATTCTGTGTTCCTAAGTGTATAACTTTGCATTACATtgcattaaaatgcatgttgttcaaATGATCCCACTTCCCCCAGTCATCTACAGCTCTCTGTATAACTGACCTATCCTTATTATTTACTATTCCAACAGTTTTTACCAGCAttaaatttacattttttccagatcattgataaaaatattgaatgacATTGGACTAAGGGGTGTTTCTAGTTGGTTCCTTCAGATGCTGTACCTCACTGGGAACTGAATCTGCTGTAATACATGTAATAAAAGTCCCCAAGAACTCTGGAAACATATTGTCATTTTCTAGGTTTTTATGATACTACAAGTGATACGTACACCTCCACCCTGATATAAtgaggtttcacctataacatggtaagatttttggctcctgaggactgcgttatatcgggggAGATGGTTTATATGTTTTGTCAATAGATGGAGtatataaaaggggaaaaaaagtacagTTAATTATTCTGTTAATAAGTAAATAGAAAACTTACCATTTTCCGTACTACTCTCTTGCCTACTTTCATAGAACAGGTGTATTCAGTAACAGTGACACTGCTGTCCCAGGTCAGCTTTAGTTTTTCGGGATTCAGCGTCAAGTTGGCAATGGGTGAGGATGATGAGTTTGCTGAAAGTTTTATGAGTTAATATCAGAGAGAATGCAATAAgatttttcaaagttttcaagTGCACAGGCTAGTATTAAGCAGGCCTGCTATGACAACACACAGCATAACTGGATGGGCAAATGTCCAGGTGAGTGAGATGAATTAAACCCAGTCCTTTAGATTATCTCAATTAAAGTATTATACTTACACTCTGTATACAAAATGACAGCATGTAACCTAGGAAATAACATGACGCAACAAAGCATGGAAATAAGTCCTAGAGTGGCAGCCATCCTCTTGTCCTTGGAAATAGACAGAAATGAAACCTACAAGAGAAGAAACAGATGCCAAAGCACACTTAGGTTTCTATAAAGCTTGATTTCTTTTAAGGATAAAATCAAAGACTGTTTTAATTAGTCACTAGAATCAGCGAAATACATCACACATATGCACCAGGAACAAGGCCCAGTAGCTAAGGCATTGTGCTGGTACTTGGGAGACTGGGGTTCAGGCCCCTTCTTTGTCACTTTGACTTTGGGCTGGTTGCTTAGGCCCTCTGGCCCCAAGGCACACATGCATTGTGGTGCCTTGGCACTCAGTAGAATTCACAAACCCTGGGTTAGGCACCTAAGCTCTCTGTACAATGCATGAGGAAGCCAGctgcctaagaatgggatccatgAAAACCTGCATGCTAGGAACCAAGCTGGCCAATAGCCAATAGCAGATGCAGAGGAGAGGGATGTGTCCTGCTCCTTTCAGGGAGTTAGCTGCCTAAatctaggctggaggggagcacctatctctgcttgggATGTGCAGCCATGTGCCCTTCTCCTGGAGTCGGGAACCTAAGCTGTTGTTTGCAAGAATGGCAGAAGTACCCTCCTAATTCTACACAAAATAGAGGTGGTGGTAgctttataacctttagccctgTGGTTAAGATACTCAggtgggagaccccagttcaGTTCTTCCCTCTGCcagatgtggagaagggatttgactTTGGGTTTCCCACCTCTCCTCTGACTGCCCTAATCGCTGGACTGTAGAGTCAGTCACAAACTCTCTCACTCAGTgtctatttcattttttaattataagaacataagaacggccatactgggtgagaccaaaggtccatctagcctagtatctgtctaccgacagtggccaatgccaggtgccccagagggagtgaagctaagaggcaatgatcaagtgatctctctcctgccatccatctccatcctctgatgaacagaggctagggacattattctttacccttcctggctaatagccatttatggacttagccaccatgaatttatccagttcccttttaaacattgttatagtcccagccttcacaacctcctcaggtaaggagttccacaagttgactgtgcgctgtgtgaagaagaacttccttttatttgttttaaacctgctacctattaatttcatttggtgacccctagttcttgtattattggaataagtaaataacttttccttatccactttctccacatcactcatgattttatatacgtctatcatatccccccttagtctcctcttttccaagctgaagaggcctagcctctttaatctttcatcGTATGGgaacctctccaaacccctaatcattttagttgcccttttctgaaccttttctagtgctagaatatcttgtttgaggtgaggagaccacatctgtacacagtattcaagaagtgggcataccatggatttatataagggcaataatatattctcagtcttattctctatcccctttttaatgattcctaacatcttgtttgcttttttgaccgcctctgcacctgcgtggacatcttcagagaaatatccacgatgacgccaagatctttctcctgactcgttgtagctaaattagcctccattatattgtatgtatagttggggttattttttccaatgtgcattactttacatttattcacattaaatttcatttgccattttgttgcccaatcacttagttttgtgagatctttttgaagttcttcacaatctgctttggtcttaactatcttgagtagtttagtatcatctgcaaactttgtcacctcactgtttacccctttcttcagatcatttatgaataaattgaataggattggtcctaggactgacccttggggaacaccactagttacccctccccattctgagaatttaccattaattcctacccttcttccctgtcttttagccagttctcagtccatgaaaggaccttcccttttatcccatgacagcttaatttacgtttaagagcctttggtgagggaccttgtcaaaggctttctggaaatctaagtacactatgtccactggatcctccttgtccacatgtttgttgaccccttccaagaactctaatagattagtaagacacgatttccctttacagaaaccatgttgactattgctcaacagtttatgtttttctatgtgtctgacaatttaattcttaactattgtttcaactaatttgcccggtactgatgttagacttaccggtctgtaattgctgggattacctctagagccctttttaaatattggtgttacattagctaacttccagtcattgggtaccgaagccgatttaaaggacaggttacaaaccgtagttaatagttctgcaacttcatgtttgagttctttcagaactcttgggtgaatgccatctggtcctgacttgttaatgttgagtttatcaattaattccaaaacctcccctagtgacacttcaatctgtgacagttcctcagatttgtcacctaaaaaagccagttcaggtttgggaatctccctaacatcctcagctgtgaagactgaagcaaagaatccatttagtttctcagcaatgactttatcgtctttaagcgctccttttgtatttcgatcgtcaaggggccccactggttgtttagcaggcttcctgcttctgatgtacttaaaaaacattttgttattacctttggagtttttggctagccattcttcagaTTCCTCTTtgtcttttcttattacactcttgcacttaagctggcagtgtttgtgcttctttctatttgcctcactaggatttgacttccactttttaaaggaagtctttttatctctcactgtttcttttacatgattggtaagccacggtggctcttttttagttcttttactgtgtttcttaatttggggttgTAGGAGAGTggcgccggggctcaaccctccttgtgggcggaggggagccacaccggctcaccgCGCTCTGTCGACTCGGGGACCGTCCCTTGCTGTGGGATGGAGTGAACCCACAACAGTTAGCCAGTGggccaggcccttaggcagggcggggcaacacacaGAGTCtacgctcaggcctttcagcaggggctgagcgacAAGGTAACAGTATATAAGtatgcccaggcccttgggcagggcggggcaacacacacagtttAGGTTCAGGCCTcgtcagcggggctgagcacaggggaacagtATATAAGCCTCCACAGGTCCGGGgagagggagtctgccacccttgaaggggtggcagggggaacgcaggccctcccgctccactgcgttccagcccggggccctagcagtggttaACACCGCTGAtggtcagtgggggatcctgaccgaaacacactgccattggctcaggagagcctgcagcctgattggggtcagctgcccccgggccacttccaacctctccctcactgggtacctgccctctgctggcatcgtccggggggtcccagaccatgggttcctcagggggTCCAGCGTCAGGAGGTTCAGTCCACTCCTCAGGGTATCGGGCGTTGGGAGGTCCAGACAGCTTTTCCACAGGCCGAGCGTCGGACCGCTGAGTTGGCTTCTCTGagtactggccccaggggaggtcaggccagtacccctccggGTACTTGGCACGGGGTAGGCCAGGCCCAGTGGGAGCTCGGGCCCTAGcttctgccttctctggcagcctcctcctaactgagcgctggggccgggcttttgtacttctggtcccgccccttgacttccggggggcggtgACAGGCGGTGGGGGATCCGCCCATGGCCATGCCCTTTCTGGCCTGTTCTCCTCAGGAgcgcgggggagtggggccccctcgctacaggggtatacattgaagttgggcctctattatggtgtctttaaaaagggcccatgcaacttgcagggatttcactttagtcattgtaccttttaacttttgtttaactaaccccctcatttctgtatagttcccccttttgaaattaaatgccacagtgttgggctgttgaggtgttcttcccaccacggggatgttgaatgttattgtattatgatcACTATtcccaagcggtcctgctatagttacttcttggaccagctcctgtgctccactcaggattaaatcgagagttgcctctccccttgtgggtttccataccagctgctccatgaagcagtcatttaaagtatcgagacatttcatctctgcatttcgtcctgaagtgaaatgttcccagtcaatatggggataattgaaatcccctactattattgggttcttaattttgatagcctctctaatttcccttagcatttcaacatcactattactgtcctggtcaggtggtcgataatagatccctaatgttatatttttattagagcatgaaatttctatccatagcgattctgtggaacatgtggattcgctttatgaaatataaagtggaacagcttcaacaagagagattgAGAAAGCCTTACAGGAGACTATCCCATAGTTGAGTGGTTGGGGCATGCATCTGAGGGGTGGAAAGCACAAGTTCAAAGCAGTTCTTTTCTAAGGGTGGAAACTGAACCAGCGTCTTctatatcccaggtgagtgttcTAACTAGTGGACTAAAGATTACAAGGAAGGCCACCgctgcctccttcctccctcGGCTTCTCTGTATGGTTTAAAGCCTACTGGATTGGACCCCGCAGGCGAGGTAGGTGGGATATTGCCTAGTTTCACCTGGTTTGAGGATTATGCAGGCGTGAGATAGGCACTGGCCATCAGTATTGAGGCAACGATGTGCACAGCCAGAGATAGAAATGTAGACACCTTGGGGACTTTAACAGCAGAAATGTTTGCACTGAACAATTTTAGGCACCTCCAaagttaggtggcagctgagtagcgGTTTTGAGGATTTCTGTGGTGCCTAAATTttggatttagacacctaaagtgggaattagatgcctaaatccttttgtggtTCTGGTCCTCTCTCCCTGAGTTCCCCTTCTGTACAAAGCAGATAACAGCACTGTGCTACCTCACTGgggtgtggtgaggataaatacattaaagattgtgaggtgctcagatattatggaaACAGGGACCATCTACTTATTTCCTTTGTAAAACCTTCTGAGAGCTATTGATTAAAAGCATTTATAAAAGAGTTAAGTGTTAGCATATAGGCTTGTTTGTcagcctgagatagaattttgggtttgaatTTTTGATACTCTTATATCTTATACTAATATGTGCAAACAAAAGACAGAGACACTGTGTGTTACATCTGCCCTCAGGCAGATAGGATGAAAGAGATGAGATGGAACTAAAGTCTTACAGGGTATGGTGGGAGTGTGATATATGAGCATATGCTGGAAGGCTGCCTGGGTCCTCTCTCAAGCCAAGATCAAGCAACCAGTTAGGAGGAGCAAGGGTGGCCAGGCATAAGACACATTAAAAGCCAAAGAAAGGCCTGGCCTTGGCCAGAGCAATACCTCAATCCTTACGCCTCCCATGGGACCAAGACCCAGACCCACGTCCCTCCAAAACAgaacatgaccataaattgtaagAGGTGGGATTGTGGGCATGCATTGCAGGTATGTTTGAGCCTGCTAAGAAGAAGGAATAGGAAATAGGGAATAGGGagtggaggtgggaagagggACATAGTAAAgttctgcagcatcagagctgggaagggggacatgggGTAAATGCTCTGCAGCATCAGAACTGGGAACGGGACACTGGGAAACAAGACTGTGGCATCAGAGTTGTGGTATatatgcttgcttggaactaACCCCAAGAAACATTAAATTGCCTGTACTTGGGACTTCTGTCTTCTGCTTTCtatctgcatgacaagaaccagtggacagggtgaagg of the Gopherus flavomarginatus isolate rGopFla2 chromosome 1, rGopFla2.mat.asm, whole genome shotgun sequence genome contains:
- the LOC127039343 gene encoding granulocyte-macrophage colony-stimulating factor receptor subunit alpha-like isoform X1, with translation MRYYAVIKYCCSSTTASGSSISIISEAQTQDAKVNEIPAFCKEEVSFLSISKDKRMAATLGLISMLCCVMLFPRLHAVILYTESNSSSSPIANLTLNPEKLKLTWDSSVTVTEYTCSMKVGKRVVRKMVYNKTCMFSMSQAKPIHKGALFQVQATYNHTLYSGEGRFIPQGKNGTSVENFSCVIYNISFMNCTWEAGRNAPEDTQYFLFWQYSKEENEQECPHYIRDAPGRHIACSFQDVKDIKNTVYFLVNGSSSESEIQFYDEYIALYEIEKLTPPLNITVSCSEDRAECIVQWKRPQLSHMKRNGDRCFEYQIDIRNKKTNANPKESCNECPTVTETSYTFQNYNGEKEYTLQIRAKGDICRISQNWGEWSEPIEFGTDKPLPDSVHLLHLL
- the LOC127039343 gene encoding granulocyte-macrophage colony-stimulating factor receptor subunit alpha-like isoform X2 → MRYYAVIKYCCSSTTASGSSISIISEAQTQDAKVNEIPAFCKEEVSFLSISKDKRMAATLGLISMLCCVMLFPRLHAVILYTESNSSSSPIANLTLNPEKLKLTWDSSVTVTEYTCSMKVGKRVVRKMVYNKTCMFSMSQAKPIHKGALFQVQATYNHTLYSGEGRFIPQGKNGTSVENFSCVIYNISFMNCTWEAGRNAPEDTQYFLFWQYSKEENEQECPHYIRDAPGRHIACSFQDVKDIKNTVYFLVNGSSSESEIQFYDEYIALYEIEKLTPPLNITVSCSEDRAECIVQWKRPQLSHMKRNGDRCFEYQIDIRNKKTNANPKESCNECPTVTETSYTFQNYNGEKEYTLQIRAKGDICRISQNWGEWSEPIEFGTDSDHE